In Flavobacteriales bacterium, a genomic segment contains:
- the cysQ gene encoding 3'(2'),5'-bisphosphate nucleotidase CysQ, whose translation MNDLIDIAIQAALNGGREILEVYSSEFAVEMKDDRSPLTMADKRAHEAIMEQLKKSDLPILSEEGKEMPYDHRKEWERFWMVDPLDGTKEFIKRNGEFTVNIALIEQGIPIMGVIYVPVRKELYVGMKDEGAFKVDGVEVDQTWTWETCSSQGDKLPKAQGDRPFMVVGSRSHMSPETESFIEELKAEHGEVDIVSMGSSLKICLVAEGVADVYPRYAPTMEWDTAAGHGIALGAGCEVTDHSTGRPMRYNKENLLNNWFLVKRN comes from the coding sequence ATGAATGACCTTATCGATATTGCCATACAGGCGGCCTTGAACGGTGGACGAGAAATACTGGAGGTCTACTCCAGTGAATTTGCTGTGGAGATGAAAGATGACCGTTCTCCACTTACCATGGCAGATAAGCGTGCCCATGAGGCCATCATGGAGCAGTTGAAAAAGAGCGACTTACCCATCCTCTCTGAAGAAGGTAAGGAGATGCCCTATGATCATCGGAAGGAATGGGAGCGATTCTGGATGGTGGACCCTCTGGACGGCACCAAGGAATTCATCAAAAGAAATGGAGAATTCACGGTCAACATCGCACTGATCGAGCAAGGGATACCCATCATGGGGGTGATCTATGTGCCTGTTAGAAAAGAACTCTATGTGGGCATGAAGGATGAAGGAGCCTTCAAGGTAGATGGTGTAGAAGTCGATCAGACCTGGACATGGGAAACATGTAGTTCTCAAGGGGACAAATTGCCCAAAGCCCAAGGAGATAGACCCTTCATGGTAGTTGGAAGTCGATCCCATATGTCACCTGAGACGGAATCCTTCATCGAAGAACTGAAAGCAGAGCATGGAGAGGTGGATATCGTATCTATGGGCTCTTCACTTAAGATCTGTCTGGTGGCCGAGGGAGTGGCCGATGTCTATCCCCGATATGCCCCTACCATGGAATGGGACACCGCGGCTGGACATGGAATAGCACTGGGTGCGGGTTGTGAGGTCACCGATCACAGCACGGGCCGACCGATGCGCTACAACAAAGAGAAC